In Marasmius oreades isolate 03SP1 chromosome 1, whole genome shotgun sequence, one DNA window encodes the following:
- the DMC1_1 gene encoding Meiotic recombination protein dmc1, producing the protein MFLQADPGATMTFVAGGALKPIGGHILSHASATRMFLRKGRAEERVAKLVDSPDRPESEASYKLDEGGWADV; encoded by the exons ATGTTCCTTCAAGCTGACCCTGGCGCCACAATGACTTTCGTTGCTGGCGGTGCTCTGAAACCCATTGGCGGTCATATCTTGTCCCATGCGTCCGCTACAAGAATGTTCCTTCGTAAAG GTCGAGCGGAAGAACGTGTGGCAAAGCTCGTCGACAGTCCTGACCGCCCTGAAAGTGAAGCTTCTTATAAACTAGACGAAGGTGGCTGGGCAGATGTTTGA
- a CDS encoding uncharacterized protein (BUSCO:EOG092642I5), translated as MFFCAISGLPPQEPVVSTKSGKVYERRLIVKHIEANGTDPVSGDKLEESDLIAIKASPENAAPRPPNQTSIPALLHTLQNEWDALVLETFALKQQYNATRQELSYALYAQDAASRVVARLIKERDAAREALASVQTSMGITSSGAEDVEMAEEAPTEGLPKEVIAQINETQQTLSAARKKRKPPAGYATADEVKSLSPKQTVPSLHSASPPGITTLAISSANPSQFLTGGNDKIVQLYDRSTDKVLAQLKGHTKKVTHVAIRDKEGEPTLLLSASADKIAKVWSHDEASQEYIPKSTIRIHKGELTGLAVHPTNTLFALSSTDKTCSLHDLSTFDNVFRSAPAEDPFTALSIHPDGALIALGTPNSTIQIFDIRVGGIAASLTPADGTPFTVNSLSFSENGYHLLSPNSSSSVNIWDLRKQKVSQSIDLGDNFKINTVMYDLSAQYLSVAGSKGARVYMNKTWEELARFEEGGEVTTLAFGNSGKEILGVTGREVRIWGLPA; from the exons ATGTTCTTCTGCGCAATATCTGGCCTTCCTCCACAGGAGCCAGTAGTATCCACCAAATCTGGAAAGGTTTACGAACGACGTCTGATTGTGAAACACATAGAGGCCAATGGCACTGATCCCGTATCTGGCGACAAACTGGAGGAATCCGACCTCATTGCCATAAAAGCCT CCCCCGAAAACGCTGCTCCCAGGCCGCCGAACCAAACTTCAATTCCAGCTCTGCTTCACACACTACAAAATGAATGGGATGCCCTTGTTCTGGAAACTTTTGCGTTGAAGCAGCAATACAATGCGACAAGGCAAGAATTGAGTTATGCGTTGTATGCTCAAGATGCTGCTAGTCGTGTTGTAGCGCGCTTGATTAAAGAAAGGGATGCCGCTCGAGA AGCCCTTGCCAGCGTTCAGACCTCCATGGGAATTACGTCTAGCGGTGCTGAAGACGTGGAGATGGCCGAAGAAGCACCTACCGAGGGTCTTCCCAAGGAGGTGATAGCTCAGATCAATGAAACACAGCAGACACTCTCTGCCGCTCGCAAAAAGAGAAAGCCACCCGCAGGATATGCAACTGCCGACGAAGTCAAGTCTTTGTCACCTAAGCAGACTGTACCCTCTCTCCATTCCGCTTCACCTCCTGGTATTACCACCCTTGCCATTTCCAGCGCCAACCCCAGCCAGTTTTTGACTGGGGGCAACGACAAAATCGTTCAATTATATGACCGCAGTACAGACAAGGTACTTGCCCAGTTGAAGGGACACACAAAGAAGGTTACCCATGTCGCCATCCGGGACAAGGAGGGAGAACCGACTCTACTGCTTTCCGCCAGCGCAGATAAAATTGCCAAAGTATGGTCGCACGACGAAGCATCACAGGAATACATTCCGAAGTCAACTATTCGTATTCACAAAGGGGAGTTGACTGGTCTGGCAGTTCACCCGACCAACACTTTGTTTGCACTATCTTCCACGGATAAGACATGCTCTTTGCACGATTTGTCCACATTTGACAACGTTTTCCGATCGGCACCGGCAGAAGATCCTTTTACCGCTTTGTCTATTCATCCTGACGGCGCCCTTATTGCATTAGGAACACCGAACTCAACGATACAGATTTTTGACATTCGCGTTGGAGGAATTGCTGCATCGTTAACTCCTGCAGACGGTACACCATTCACGGTCAACTCTCTCTCGTTTTCTGAGAACGGTTACCACCTCCTTTCGCCGAACTCCTCGTCCTCAGTCAACATCTGGGATTTGCGTAAACAGAAGGTTTCTCAATCTATCGACCTCGGAGACAACTTCAAAATCAATACTGTCATGTATGACCTTAGCGCTCAGTATTTAAGTGTTGCTGGGAGTAAGGGAGCACGTGTCTACATGAACAAAACTTGGGAAGAGTTGGCTAGGTTTGAGGAGGGTGGGGAGGTGACCACTCTCGCCTTCGGAAATAGTGGGAAGGAGATTTTGGGTGTTACCGGGCGGGAGGTTAGAATTTGGGGCTTACCTGCGTGA
- a CDS encoding uncharacterized protein (CAZy:GT59; BUSCO:EOG0926300R), translating into MSSYFILYCGLCVSVLKEVNRLVDEPYMDEPFHVPQAQAYCRGDFREWDSKITTPPGLYIMSLMFKKIFLFKCNLQMLRLTTTLSLLALPIVLTRLLCFHKRIRPPSLLLSPTPEAIILSLFPVGWFFGFLYYTEVPSLVLVALTVVSACGDRHWLAALFGLMSCSFRQTNIIWVLYAFATSQLTYLRFRRATPASPTPAKLHDPLALSAGPRDIWNAIISTPGIIPDILPSFVPYTLVLASFVAFVVWNGGIVLGDKSNHMPALHIPQLYYLAAFSTVFGWPALISGSGGIFVLIQEVYRRMFGSKIRILVNAIVMVGMFVTVKFFTIHHPFLLSDNRHYTFYVWHRIYMSHWTVPYLLIPGYLACAWAWFLRVGTEQTMLQTLILPMLAALTLFPTPLLEPRYFLIPYILLRSQITDVPDWALALEGVWYSVINLLTMGVFLYLPRESVGRFMW; encoded by the exons ATGTCCTCTTATTTCATCTTGTACTGCGGCTTATGCGTCTCGGTTCTGAAGGAAGTGAATCGGCTCGTAGACGAACCGTACATG GATGAGCCTTTCCACGTACCGCAAGCACAGGCATACTGTCGTGGAGATTTTCGTGAATGGGATTCGAAGATAACAACACCTCCTGGATT GTACATCATGAGCTTGATGTTCAAGaaaatcttcctcttcaagtGCAACTTGCAAATGCTTCGCCTAACTACCACATTATCTCTGCTCGCACTCCCCATCGTCTTGACGCGCCTCCTTTGTTTCCACAAAAGAATTCGACCACCATCATTGTTACTTTCACCGACACCAGAGGCAATCATACTCAGCCTTTTCCCAGTGGGCTGGTTTTTCGGATTTTTGTATTACACTGAAGTTCCCAGTCTGGTGCTGGTCGCCCTTACGGTCGTCTCGGCTTGTGGTGATCGACACTGGCTTGCTGCCTTG TTCGGTCTCATGAGTTGCAGCTTTCGGCAGACGAATATCATATGGGTACTATACGCCTTTGCCACCAGTCAACTCACTTACCTTCGATTCCGACGCGCAACTCCTGCTTCTCCGACTCCTGCCAAACTCCACGATCCCCTTGCGCTGTCTGCCGGTCCCC GGGACATATGGAACGCGATTATCAGTACACCAGGCATCATTCCTGATATTCTACCCTCCTTCGTGCCCTACACGTTGGTCTTAGCCAGTTTTGTTGCTTTCGTGGTATGGAACGGTGGAATTGTGCTTG GCGACAAATCAAACCACATGCCAGCCTTGCACATTCCGCAGTTGTATTATTTGGCTGCGTTCTCGACTGTGTTTGGATGGCCAGCCCTCATCAGTGGAAGTGGAGGTATCTTCGTATTAATTCAAGAAGTCTACAGGCGTATGTTCGGTTCCAAAAT CCGTATTCTCGTCAATGCGATTGTCATGGTTGGAATGTTTGTTACCGTGAAATTCTTTAC TATCCACCATCCTTTTCTGTTGTCCGATAACCGGCACTATACTTTCTATGTCTGGCATAGAATATACATGTCTCACTGGACCGTACCTTATCTGCTCATACCAGGTTATTTGGCATGTGCTTGGGCGTGGTTTCTGCGTGTTG GCACCGAGCAGACGATGTTACAAACATTGATCTTGCCAATGTTGGCAGCACTTACCTTGTTTCCTACCCCTCTCCTCGAGCCCCGATATTTCTTAATACCATACATTCTCCTTCGATCGCAGATCACGGATGTACCGGACTGGGCCTTAGCCTTGGAAGGTGTCTGGTATAGTGTCATTAATTTGCTGACCATGGGTGTATTTTTATACTTGCCTAGGGAAAGTGTAGGACGTTTCATGTGGTGA
- the DMC1_2 gene encoding Meiotic recombination protein dmc1, whose amino-acid sequence MRTHTFVIKGMSEAKVEKIKEAAHKILGSSFSTGVELQDKRKRVFTISTGSKSVDGILGGGVMSQSISEVYGEFRTGKTQLAHTMSVVAQLPPDLGGASGKVAYIDTEGTFRPDRIKSIADRFGVDGNMALENILYARAFNSEHQMELINECSQRFAEDKDFRLLV is encoded by the exons ATGCGCACTCACACCTTCGTAATCAAGGGAATGTCCGAAGCCAAGGTCGAAAAGATCAAA GAAGCTGCCCACAAGATCCTC GGATCTTCTTTTTCTACTGGCGTAGAACTCCAGGATAAACGGAAACGGGTCTTTACCATCAGCACTGGTAGTAAATCCGTAGATGGTATCTTAGGCGGGGGAGTTATGTCGCAATCAATCTCAGAAG TTTACGGAGAGTTTCGAACCGGAAAGACGCAGTTAGCTCACACTATGAGCGTTGTCGCGCAACTTCCTCCTGATCTCGGCGGAGCATCTGGAAAG GTCGCGTACATCGACACAGAAG GAACCTTTCGTCCAGACCGTATCAAATCAATTGCGGATAGATTTGGTGTAGACGGTAACATGGCACTCGAAAATATTCTGTACG CTCGAGCCTTCAACAGCGAGCATCAG ATGGAACTCATCAATGAGTGTTCTCAACGTTTCGCTGAAGACAAAGACTTCCGCCTTCTGGTCTGA
- a CDS encoding uncharacterized protein (BUSCO:EOG09264BIX), translating to MHRLFLGRACRPLALRLPHRTVFRSLNTEAIDYDSKYAGKLYQRAKEKSISVSQLKAEARQKLEEEKIRVRDTLAGDKAQDQEKKIHGAKAPVSSNTRRDSSPIKPLSSILNLSRIISLNASQIGALWTAYHASRSDGTGRGYLCASISVALYEKMAKNGMKYPVFVLPVPHLKQPSTTKETQKEKNTAYEFYFMEWAFHEPPVGPSAATADPFSKPPQCHDASNIPISTILFTPLIEYKMRNSFATPYLVLTHYTDLAKTHGIVLLRGEITPTSAGNGHLLSQEDAQVLSMGLQKFYLWDNTTADSSNTGEKMLKAFHEDPHNFNWQQLLQYGTHL from the exons ATGCACCGTCTCTTCCTGGGGAGGGCTTGTCGCCCTCTCGCACTACGACTACCTCACCGTACAGTATTCAGGTCACTCAATACCGAGGCTATTGATTACGACTCGAAATACGCCGGCAAGCTCTATCAACGGGCTAAGGA AAAAAGCATCAGTGTCAGCCAGCTCAAAGCTGAAGCCCGGCAGAAACTGGAAGAGGAGAAAATACGCGTTCGGGATACTCTTGCGGGTGACAAGGCTCAGGACCAGGAAAAGAAGATCCATGGAGCAAAAGCGCCAGTCTCATCGAACACTAGACGTGACAGCTCACCAATTAAG CCACTCTCATCTATCCTGAACCTTTCTCGCATTATTTCCCTCAATGCTTCCCAAATAGGTGCACTGTGGACTGCTTACCATGCATCTCGTTCGGACGGAACTGGTCGAGGGTATCTCTGTGCATCGATATCTGTAGCCCTTTACGAGAAGATGGCCAAAAATGGCATGAAATATCCTGTTTTCGTCCTCCCCGTCCCACATCTAAAACAACCCTCCACGACAAAGGAGACTCAGAAGGAGAAAAATACTGCATATGAGTTCTACTTCATGGAATGGGCTTTTCATGAGCCTCCTGTCGGCCCCTCCGCTGCCACCGCCGACCCGTTCTCTAAACCTCCACAGTGCCATGACGCTAGCAATATACCCATCTCCACTATCTTGTTTACTCCTCTGATAGAGTACAAGATGCGGAACTCGTTTGCTACCCCCTACCTCGTTCTAACGCACTACACTGACCTTGCTAAAACGCACGGAATCGTATTGCTTCGAGGAGAAATCACACCCACTTCTGCAGGAAACGGGCACCTGTTGTCCCAGGAGGATGCTCAAGTACTCTCCATGGGTTTACAAAAGTTCTACTTATGGGACAACACGACTGCCGATAGCTCAAACACAGGGGAGAAGATGTTGAAGGCTTTCCACGAGGACCCCCACAATTTCAATTGGCAGCAGCTGCTACAATATGGTACACACTTATAA